GAGATGTTGGCCACTGAGACCATTGTCCCCGTCTATTTTGCCATGGAGGATGATGAGCTGCTGTCCATCTACACCCAAACCttgacctcctcctcctcacaggGCTCCTTATCAGCAGCCGAAGGTAGACTTTTAGACTTGACCTGCTGCTGGAATCAAATTGTCTACCTGTCCGCATTATACACAGCATCTTAGGTacatttatgataaataaaaaaaagtcatcctATCTTTTACAGATCTGGGAAATGGTAATGTAGGATGGGCACTATGCAAGTTGATCagttttaatttgatgttttctgTTGACTTCTGCAGTGCTGCTGCATACGGCCACAGCCAACGGCTTCCAGATGGTCACCAGTGGAGCTCAGAGCAAAGCTATCAGTGACTGGGCCATCACCAGTCTAGAGGTGAGAGATTTAATCTGAAGACAACTGTACCTCAATCACCCTTAACAAGGAAAAGATTATTCATGGTCAATGCGAGAGCATGTGACCATTCTTCTCTTTACAATAATCGGTTGCTACAgtatttctgtcttctttttacAAGAGTTCATGAAGGAATTTGGATGGCTTTGAAGATAGTTTTGAATCAAACAGCTGAGCTTAGTGTTAGTCAACTTGCAGGGGATTCGGAGACTGAGGTCTGTGGACACAAGGTTGAACCCACTGCAACTCTGCACTGGCACACTACCAGCCTGACCATTTAATACGCACGGTGCCATCGGGTCAGCTGAATCTCATGCTTTTGCAgcccaggttaaaaaaacaaacaatttagtCAATCCCGGTTTGCTcccacaataaaaaatatatcgGTAAGGAGAGGTCACTTCCTCTTTGAACGGTGTTGAACAGAGCAGCAAtatattcttgtgttttaccTTTTCTGCAGTCAGCGGTCAGGTTTTGTGTTACCCTGTTACCTGGAAATCTCACTCTTTGAGCCATAAATTATGGATTATAGTGGAACCAACCCCTCCCTTCCATAGCGTGTGGTAGGATGGACTTGAGATGAATCTTGGAAGGAACTTCTTCCTAACttggactttgtgtttttgaatttatttgaaaatgattgCGATACAATACTAAAATCACTTCTCTGTGTCCGTGTCAGTGATATACAGTCGTACACGTTGGGCTCACTAACAAGCttacctctgtgcatctctggTCCATAAACTTTAAACATTAGGCACTTTAGATAATCTGTTTCTGCTTCCGTTTTATATCACTCATCTGTTTTTATCACCAGGGTCGTCTGGCTGGAGTTGGAGGAGAGGACCTGCCCACTATTGTTGTGGTGGCTCACTACGACTCCTTTGGTGTTGCTCCAGTATGTTCACTGCTTCTTTTCTCCAACATATAAGCcttgactttttcaaaaacttacatGGAATTTAGCAGCTGAAGAAATCTGCAGAATTTGGTTACATTTAGTCTCCAAGTTGATTAGTCagacacagtgttttttttaaatacttggATACATTAGTAGTTCAGGAAATAATACTGTAATCCACCACAACTGTCAGTAAAAAGAATGCATGCCAGGAAAGTAATCTGACCAGTGCGTGCGCGTTGTTGTCCAGTGGCTTTCGTACGGAGCAGACTCAAACGGCAGTGGGGTGTCCATGTTACTGGAGCTGGCTCGTCTCTTCTCGAAACTTTACACCTATAAGAGGACACACGCTGGGTGAGTAAAGATGACAGCACTCACATTTAAATTGTTGATAGATAATTTCTCGTGTCTCGTGACTTTCAAATAGCAGTATATATAGATTTTTAGCTGCATAAAAAGcacaaattatgtttattttactcGTTCATATCAAAACAGACACCTCCATGATGTTCTATGCTGCACACTCAGTTTCTACATTGCATATATGatgaaatgtgtaaaaataagaAGTAGTATTGATGGCTGACGTCAGTGGTTCATCTGAACATACGACAAAGTCTTTGTCTATCCCATTTGTTATGGTTAGTGTCTTGCTCAAAATGCTTTTTGAGAACTATATTGAACATTATCTGTGCACTCTGCTGGCAATAAGAACCACATTGTAGTGTGTTAAACAGTTAAAGCGGTCAATAATATGCTATAGGCTcatttttgtgtctaaatgtaCTTAACAATAGCTGAGAGGAAGGATCCACTTCTTCCAGAGAGTGTTAAGTAAAGGAGGAATGgactttactgtaaaatgttctgTTGAAGACTAAGTCATCTGTGTAAGTTAAAGTCAGCACCACTCCCTTGATATGTCTGTCATTTTAAGGTATGCCTTGTGATTTATTTACAACAGACTCATATTATAATCCCTAATGTTATCTCTAGTCTCTCTATGTCTATACATCGTATCATCACATATCCACCACCATCAGGTTCCCCGCCAGGAGATTGTCATCGTAGATTTGAttaattttgtgatttttgtgaaATTTGTTCAGGTACAACCTGCTGTTCTTTGTGTCTGGTGGGGGGAAGTTCAACTACCAGGGCACCAAACGTTGGCTGGAGGACAATCTGGACCATACAGGTACTGTTGAGTTCATGCATTACTGCTCACAGAAAGGAGTATGTATTCCTGCAGCTGGATTTGGTTAGATATACAATTCTGGGAGtgtgatttaaatttttaaacaacactcaaaatctgaataaagacatttctttgaatttaattacttttaaatgcaaaatgcagTACAATTCAAGGACAATTCATTCCCAAACCAGTCTGATAAATAGATACATTAAGATGCACGACATCTGTAACTGGAATTTCATATGGTTGAGAAAATTCACCACTATAAAGTAACCAAACGGTTACATTTTGATGCTTCTTGTTGAAGCAGATCACAACAAAATCCCAACAGGCTATTATAGTTGGTTAGAACCAGTCCTTGTTTTCTCTCTACATACAATATTTGTTGCACCGCTGTGAACATGgcaggtcccccccccccccccttttttataCCCTCcgtctttaaatattttaatatgtgATTATTCACTTCTCCTTTTTGTCCATACCTTTTCCTCCCTTTCTCCGTAGACTCCAGTTTGCTGCAGGACAACGTAGCCTTTGTGTTGTGTCTAGACACTCTGGGGAACGGAGACTCTTTGCACCTTCATGTGTCCAAACCTCCTAAAGAGGGAACTCCTCAGTATTCTCTACTTAAAGAGCTGGAGATGGTAAGAACCTCAGTGCTCGATACACCTCAGTCTGATCATTGAGTCacttaaatgattaaatggttaaaattgaCTTTTATTTAGAAGCAAATATATAGGTCTGTATAAATAATCTCTTGACCTATATAGAAATGCAAATGGCCGTGCAAACTCGCCACTACCCCCCTTTAACACTAGATATTTCTGTAACACAACACCAGTTCTACTTCTTTCTTGATTGATCATTTTTATGTGTTGAACCAGAGCACATGACCTGCTTCACCCTAAATCTATTGTTAAAGAATACAACTGATGTGTACAGAGGTGTAATTGTTGTttgattaaaagtaaaaaacataaatctgcTTTACCTATGGCCTGGAGCCTACTTCTAGTATTTTCATTCAGcagttttattcagttttgCTCTACTTTTCTAAACCCACAGCACATAGATTATAGGCTAAAATGTACAATTATATATCTCATTTCCTCTCAGGTGGCTGAGAGTCAGTTCCCAGAAGTCAAGTTCTCTATGGTCCATAAGAAAATCAACCTGGCGGACGACATGCTGGCCTGGGAGCACGAGCGCTTCGGGATCCGCCGGCTGCCGGCCTTCACGTTGTCCCATCTGCCCTCCCACCGCCTGGCTCAACGCTCCAGCATCATGGACGTGCGGTCAGTGTCCCCCTCCTCTCGCCATGGAGCGGGAGAGCCCCCTGCTGGGTGGGTTCATTACTGCAAGTCTCTGAATCATCGAGAGAAAAGAGATCCCATTCTAGCTGCCAGTCATTTTTATTCGTGTCATAGGTGTTGTTCTAGACCCATTCCTTTGCACCTCTGCTATCAAGTCCCTTTATACAACTTCCATGAAAAGAGTGTTGTGAGGGCACGACCACTGCCAATTTTACATCATTCACGACTGTATTTATGCACATGTGGAGTGAGTGTGTGGGGTTTAAGAATTTGATGCTGTCTGAGAGTGGCAGAAACACCTTTTGTCCTCATTTCCACCTTTCATTCCTTTGTCTTATCCCGCTCCTGTAGCCATCCatttccccttctctctgtttgttagtaaacCATTTATTGTTTCTGTTACAGTTTCCCGCTTAACCTCACTGTTGATTTCATATTTGTTCCGTCTTCTTTTGTTAAACGTTCTATATCCCAGCCAAACTGTGAAAATGGACGGTCTGTAAtggtctctcctctctcccttgcTGCAGAAGGTTTCTGGTTTCTCTCCTGACGTCTTGGGCGTTTTCTAACTGTCTGCAAACTTATGTTCCTGTTTTACAGGCCTCACGTCGATGTAAAGAAACTCAGCAGGAACACCAAGCTGGTAGCAGAGGCACTGGCAAGGGTCATATACAACCTCACTGAAAAGGTAAACACACAGATGGAGGAAATTGTTTTATACTGCGTCTGCTTTCTGCCTGCgatgtgacatttttgttgtttgggtACTGTGTTGGACAGGGGGCTCCTGGAGACCTGCAGATCTTCACTGAACAGATGGTGAGTCACTAAACTGTGAGGGCTCGGTGGTAGCACATCTCTAAAAGAAATGCGAGCAGCAACAAGTGTCCCTTATTTTCTACTGTTTTAATCAGGACAGAATTTgtgttgacacttttttgtgaaattgctattagtaccttttttttttttttgttaaatctgAAAAGCAAAACTTTTACATTACTCCACAGACTCTGGTGGTTATTTTGTGTGCAACTCCAACTGGACACCTGTGTAATGCAGTCTTTTTCTTGTCGCGTCAGCAGGTGCAGGACGAGCAGCTATCAGCAGTGGTGGACTGGCTCACAGCGCAGCCCAGAGCCGCTCAGCTGGTGGACAAAGACAGCAGCGTGGTGTCCACTCTGGAGTATCACCTCGGACACTACCTCAAGGATGTCAAGAGACACTACGTCAAAGCTGACAAAAGgtaaagaaaaggaaggaggcTTCGATGCCCAAAATTGGTCGTCTCAAAATTTCCAACGGCGATAAGTACTTTCTGTATATTTCCATAAACAGCAGATAGATATCATGTGTATTGTACATTCATGTTTTGTCATGATGTCAAAGTGACAGCTTTGAACTCTGCTTGTCCTCAGGGATCCAGAGTTTGTATTCTACGACCAGCTGAAACAGACTATGAATGCTTACAGGTACGCTGTAATGAGCTCCCCTTCTGAGATGCATTAGTGTACTTCATGCTGATTTACTGTAGCTTTGTAAAAGCTCACAGCTGTCTGTAAAGTCATGAGGCTATTGTCTGCTTTCGATTAGTCCTCAGTTAACTGTATTTGAGCCTTTTATCTTTTACCAGTATGGACCAAatgcaaacattaaaacagcCATCCCATTATGTTAAGGATGATTTTTGACTGTTTCTCTTTCAATTATCTCTCTGTATCTCACTCACTCTCTACCTCTCAGAGTGAAGCCTGCTATTTTTGACTTGCTGCTGGCAGTCTGCATTGCTGCCTACTTAGGGATGATGTATCTTGCTATTCAGGTAGGTCACTGTGTTCATGCAGTAGTCTGTGGCTTCCTTCAGACATGCACTACATAAATGTGTTGTCGGTTTTAGATGTTTAAAGCTTGCTGTTTTACAGCAGAAACAATTCCTTGCAATGAACCTACAGACAAATATCAGCTGAATAGTTTCAGTTTAATGTCTGTGTAACTGTCTGGTCTGTAAATTCAATCTCTCTGCTCTCATAACATTGCTTTCTTCCACAGCAGGCATCTGTatacataacaacataaaaccCCTCTCCGCTTCCTGcttagcaccaaacagcagacagacacagttaacagaacatagtggagcatttccCAGCCAAAGAGTTGGAAATTTCcttcaggagttggtggagatcAAAACAGACCTAATGTAAATATTGGTCTCACAGGCAGCCAGAACCACAACTCACGATAATCATGAAGTTTCTCCGTAACTGTTGAATATGTAAACAAGCAAAcgtttgctaacaagtttgcCATGATAACTTATAACGGGATCGTTTGTTATGTGAACATGTTACCGCCGCTCCtaagttgacaaaaaaatcagGCATTGCACTTTAATTCTTTTACAGAAAAGGCACGACGGTAGTGTTACTAGGTATAGTAACATTTCTTTAACTCACTCAACATGTGAAAGGCGGGAGAAGCGCATTGTTAAATAAACAGGGATATGAATTGCCTTCTTTAGAGCGCTGTAATACAATTATCATTATGGATCTTAAATGACAAAaggaaatgtattaaataaaccACAAAATGCAGTGAAGGAAACTTAAATTAGGTGACATTAATGTGTTCTGAGGCACTTTCAGGCATTATTTATTGTAAGGGACGTTTATAAGGgtttttgttagattttgtttttgtccccaCGATGATTGTTAATTAGGGCCTCAGCGACGAGTTTGAAAATCAATCGCTGATGCAGCGAAAAAGGCTTGTGAGTGTGCAGATTTTTGGTGGGTCTTGTCTGGATACATGAAATTGACTCTTTTTCTTGTGTTCCTTACAGAACTTCGGAATCCTGTACAGTGTTGTCCGTAGAATCACCCAACCCAAGGCAAAGATCCATTAAGGTGCACAACGCTGTATTTCTTTTTACGACCCCACCCTTTTCCTCAAATCAAGACACTTTAATCAGTAAGAACACGGAAGCTGGGCCAAGCTTCTGTCCTTATGATGGTTTCAAACCAGCAGAATCTCTTCCTTTCATTTACTCCACCCTGATACCACAAACTACGATGTCAGATCCTGTCCTGCTGCCAA
This sequence is a window from Etheostoma cragini isolate CJK2018 chromosome 9, CSU_Ecrag_1.0, whole genome shotgun sequence. Protein-coding genes within it:
- the ncln gene encoding nicalin-1 isoform X1, with amino-acid sequence MFEEASEVFDNMFKSSFPLTFIVFIPAVLILVSPLPAEAAHEFTVYRMQQYDLQGQPYGTRNAILNTEARTVEAEVLSRRCVIMRLADFSYEEYQKALRQSAGAVVIILPKNMSAMPQDIVQQFMELEPEMLATETIVPVYFAMEDDELLSIYTQTLTSSSSQGSLSAAEVLLHTATANGFQMVTSGAQSKAISDWAITSLEGRLAGVGGEDLPTIVVVAHYDSFGVAPWLSYGADSNGSGVSMLLELARLFSKLYTYKRTHAGYNLLFFVSGGGKFNYQGTKRWLEDNLDHTDSSLLQDNVAFVLCLDTLGNGDSLHLHVSKPPKEGTPQYSLLKELEMVAESQFPEVKFSMVHKKINLADDMLAWEHERFGIRRLPAFTLSHLPSHRLAQRSSIMDVRSVSPSSRHGAGEPPAGPHVDVKKLSRNTKLVAEALARVIYNLTEKGAPGDLQIFTEQMQVQDEQLSAVVDWLTAQPRAAQLVDKDSSVVSTLEYHLGHYLKDVKRHYVKADKRDPEFVFYDQLKQTMNAYRVKPAIFDLLLAVCIAAYLGMMYLAIQNFGILYSVVRRITQPKAKIH
- the ncln gene encoding nicalin-1 isoform X4 translates to MFEEASEVFDNMFKSSFPLTFIVFIPAVLILVSPLPAEAAHEFTVYRMQQYDLQGQPYGTRNAILNTEARTVEAEVLSRRCVIMRLADFSYEEYQKALRQSAGAVVIILPKNMSAMPQDIVQQFMELEPEMLATETIVPVYFAMEDDELLSIYTQTLTSSSSQGSLSAAEVLLHTATANGFQMVTSGAQSKAISDWAITSLEGRLAGVGGEDLPTIVVVAHYDSFGVAPWLSYGADSNGSGVSMLLELARLFSKLYTYKRTHAGYNLLFFVSGGGKFNYQGTKRWLEDNLDHTDSSLLQDNVAFVLCLDTLGNGDSLHLHVSKPPKEGTPQYSLLKELEMVAESQFPEVKFSMVHKKINLADDMLAWEHERFGIRRLPAFTLSHLPSHRLAQRSSIMDVRPHVDVKKLSRNTKLVAEALARVIYNLTEKGAPGDLQIFTEQMQVQDEQLSAVVDWLTAQPRAAQLVDKDSSVVSTLEYHLGHYLKDVKRHYVKADKRDPEFVFYDQLKQTMNAYRVKPAIFDLLLAVCIAAYLGMMYLAIQNFGILYSVVRRITQPKAKIH
- the ncln gene encoding nicalin-1 isoform X5; the encoded protein is MFEEASEVFDNMFKSSFPLTFIVFIPAVLILVSPLPAEAAHEFTVYRMQQYDLQGQPYGTRNAILNTEARTVEAEVLSRRCVIMRLADFSYEEYQKALRQSAGAVVIILPKNMSAMPQDIVQQFMELEPEMLATETIVPVYFAMEDDELLSIYTQTLTSSSSQGSLSAAEVLLHTATANGFQMVTSGAQSKAISDWAITSLEGRLAGVGGEDLPTIVVVAHYDSFGVAPWLSYGADSNGSGVSMLLELARLFSKLYTYKRTHAGYNLLFFVSGGGKFNYQGTKRWLEDNLDHTDSSLLQDNVAFVLCLDTLGNGDSLHLHVSKPPKEGTPQYSLLKELEMVAESQFPEVKFSMVHKKINLADDMLAWEHERFGIRRLPAFTLSHLPSHRLAQRSSIMDVRPHVDVKKLSRNTKLVAEALARVIYNLTEKGAPGDLQIFTEQMVQDEQLSAVVDWLTAQPRAAQLVDKDSSVVSTLEYHLGHYLKDVKRHYVKADKRDPEFVFYDQLKQTMNAYRVKPAIFDLLLAVCIAAYLGMMYLAIQNFGILYSVVRRITQPKAKIH
- the ncln gene encoding nicalin-1 isoform X2, giving the protein MFEEASEVFDNMFKSSFPLTFIVFIPAVLILVSPLPAEAAHEFTVYRMQQYDLQGQPYGTRNAILNTEARTVEAEVLSRRCVIMRLADFSYEEYQKALRQSAGAVVIILPKNMSAMPQDIVQQFMELEPEMLATETIVPVYFAMEDDELLSIYTQTLTSSSSQGSLSAAEVLLHTATANGFQMVTSGAQSKAISDWAITSLEGRLAGVGGEDLPTIVVVAHYDSFGVAPWLSYGADSNGSGVSMLLELARLFSKLYTYKRTHAGYNLLFFVSGGGKFNYQGTKRWLEDNLDHTDSSLLQDNVAFVLCLDTLGNGDSLHLHVSKPPKEGTPQYSLLKELEMVAESQFPEVKFSMVHKKINLADDMLAWEHERFGIRRLPAFTLSHLPSHRLAQRSSIMDVRSVSPSSRHGAGEPPAGPHVDVKKLSRNTKLVAEALARVIYNLTEKGAPGDLQIFTEQMVQDEQLSAVVDWLTAQPRAAQLVDKDSSVVSTLEYHLGHYLKDVKRHYVKADKRDPEFVFYDQLKQTMNAYRVKPAIFDLLLAVCIAAYLGMMYLAIQNFGILYSVVRRITQPKAKIH
- the ncln gene encoding nicalin-1 isoform X3, whose product is MFEEASEVFDNMFKSSFPLTFIVFIPAVLILVSPLPAEAAHEFTVYRMQQYDLQGQPYGTRNAILNTEARTVEAEVLSRRCVIMRLADFSYEEYQKALRQSAGAVVIILPKNMSAMPQDIVQFMELEPEMLATETIVPVYFAMEDDELLSIYTQTLTSSSSQGSLSAAEVLLHTATANGFQMVTSGAQSKAISDWAITSLEGRLAGVGGEDLPTIVVVAHYDSFGVAPWLSYGADSNGSGVSMLLELARLFSKLYTYKRTHAGYNLLFFVSGGGKFNYQGTKRWLEDNLDHTDSSLLQDNVAFVLCLDTLGNGDSLHLHVSKPPKEGTPQYSLLKELEMVAESQFPEVKFSMVHKKINLADDMLAWEHERFGIRRLPAFTLSHLPSHRLAQRSSIMDVRSVSPSSRHGAGEPPAGPHVDVKKLSRNTKLVAEALARVIYNLTEKGAPGDLQIFTEQMQVQDEQLSAVVDWLTAQPRAAQLVDKDSSVVSTLEYHLGHYLKDVKRHYVKADKRDPEFVFYDQLKQTMNAYRVKPAIFDLLLAVCIAAYLGMMYLAIQNFGILYSVVRRITQPKAKIH